The proteins below are encoded in one region of Pseudomonas helmanticensis:
- a CDS encoding universal stress protein: MIRSMLYATDLGLYAPLVMQHALALARTFNADLYVVHAVEPMGLFAESVLQSYLDEQALNEFHSQGLKTVIANIEQRVLESFREELGDEGEQDLQRIRAVRVLQGDPSQVILDQVQKLSVDLLIVGSHSHGVGAETPLGRTAARVLQLSKVPVYLVPLFERRRSEDR; this comes from the coding sequence ATGATTCGTTCGATGCTGTATGCCACTGACCTCGGTCTGTACGCACCGTTAGTGATGCAGCATGCCTTGGCGTTGGCGCGAACGTTCAATGCTGACCTGTACGTGGTGCACGCGGTGGAGCCGATGGGGCTGTTCGCCGAATCGGTGTTGCAGAGCTATCTCGATGAGCAGGCATTGAACGAATTTCATAGCCAGGGTCTGAAAACAGTCATCGCCAATATTGAGCAGCGGGTGCTGGAAAGCTTTCGTGAAGAATTGGGTGATGAAGGCGAACAAGACTTGCAGCGCATTCGCGCGGTGCGCGTGCTGCAGGGCGATCCGTCGCAGGTGATTCTCGACCAGGTGCAGAAGCTCTCTGTCGACTTGCTGATCGTTGGCAGTCATAGCCACGGGGTGGGCGCGGAAACGCCGTTGGGGCGTACGGCGGCGCGGGTTCTGCAGTTATCGAAGGTGCCGGTTTATCTAGTGCCACTGTTTGAGCGTCGGCGCAGTGAGGATCGCTGA
- a CDS encoding 5'-nucleotidase — protein MAKNIDDKLVLAISSRALFDLSESHKVYLSSGVEAYRQYQIEHEDEILAPGDAFPLVEKLLNLNSRLGRARVEVILVSRNSADTGLRVFNSIHHYGLAISRAAFVGGRSPYPYLKAFGCDLFLSTHAEDVRAALDAGFAAATILSGGASRAASDELRIAFDGDAVIFSDESERVYQSGGLEAFQAKEREAAREPLRGGPFKGFLAALNLLQREFPDDDCPIRTALVTARSAPAHERVIRTLREWDIRLDESLFLGGLTKSAFLEAFAADVFFDDQAGHCELAREVVATGHVPHGISNEPSV, from the coding sequence ATGGCCAAGAACATCGATGACAAACTGGTGCTGGCGATTTCGTCGCGCGCCTTGTTCGACCTGAGCGAGAGCCACAAGGTCTACCTGTCGAGCGGCGTCGAAGCCTATCGGCAATATCAGATCGAACACGAAGACGAGATTTTGGCACCCGGCGATGCCTTCCCGCTGGTGGAAAAACTCCTGAACCTTAACAGTCGCCTCGGTCGCGCGCGGGTCGAAGTGATTCTGGTCTCGCGCAACAGCGCCGACACCGGGCTGCGCGTGTTCAACTCGATTCACCATTACGGCCTGGCGATTTCCCGTGCGGCGTTCGTTGGCGGGCGCAGTCCGTATCCCTATTTGAAAGCCTTTGGTTGCGACCTGTTTCTTTCCACCCATGCGGAAGATGTGCGCGCGGCGCTGGACGCCGGCTTCGCTGCGGCAACCATTCTCTCCGGTGGCGCCAGCCGTGCCGCGAGTGACGAATTGCGTATCGCTTTCGACGGTGACGCGGTGATTTTTTCCGACGAGTCGGAGCGTGTCTATCAGTCAGGCGGGCTCGAAGCGTTCCAGGCCAAGGAGCGTGAAGCGGCGCGCGAGCCGTTGCGTGGTGGGCCGTTCAAAGGCTTTCTCGCAGCACTCAATCTGTTGCAGCGCGAATTCCCTGACGATGACTGCCCGATCCGCACGGCGCTGGTCACCGCGCGTTCGGCACCGGCGCATGAGCGGGTGATCCGCACCTTGCGCGAGTGGGACATCCGTCTCGACGAGTCACTGTTCCTCGGCGGCCTGACCAAATCGGCGTTTCTCGAAGCGTTCGCCGCTGACGTGTTCTTCGATGATCAGGCCGGCCACTGCGAACTGGCGCGTGAAGTGGTCGCCACGGGTCATGTACCGCACGGCATCAGCAACGAACCGTCGGTCTAA
- a CDS encoding putative 2-dehydropantoate 2-reductase codes for MMGAVHKPVVGIIGTGAIGGFYGVMLARAGFDVHFLLRSEFSAVAERGLQVNSAVHGQLTLNPAQAYSAAEDMPKCDWLLVGAKTTSNADLAPAIIQAAKPDAKVLLLQNGLDVEDSLRALLPDSLHLLGGLCLICVHRDGPGLITHQALGAVNVGYHSGPAADDAARMAIVEQGSGLFRSAGLDSQAMPNLHQARWQKLVWNIPYNGLSVLLGASTTPLMADADSRASIQALMAEVVQGAKACGLEVPPGYAEFLFTMTEKMPDYWPSMYHDLLHKRPLELEAIYARPLAAAKAAGCELPRIEALYRNLCFIDRRNV; via the coding sequence ATGATGGGGGCAGTGCATAAACCGGTGGTGGGGATTATTGGTACCGGGGCAATTGGCGGGTTTTACGGGGTGATGCTGGCGCGTGCCGGCTTCGATGTGCACTTTCTGTTGCGCAGCGAGTTCTCGGCAGTCGCCGAGCGCGGATTGCAGGTCAACAGCGCGGTGCATGGCCAACTGACGCTGAATCCGGCGCAAGCCTATTCGGCAGCCGAGGACATGCCCAAGTGTGACTGGCTGCTGGTCGGCGCAAAAACCACCAGCAACGCTGATCTGGCGCCGGCAATCATTCAAGCAGCCAAGCCGGATGCGAAAGTGCTGTTACTGCAGAACGGTCTGGATGTCGAAGACAGTCTGCGCGCGCTGTTGCCCGATTCCCTGCATTTGCTCGGCGGGCTGTGCCTGATCTGCGTGCATCGTGATGGCCCGGGCCTGATCACCCATCAGGCGCTCGGTGCAGTCAATGTCGGTTATCACAGCGGCCCGGCCGCCGATGACGCCGCGCGCATGGCGATTGTCGAGCAAGGTTCCGGGCTGTTCCGCAGTGCCGGTCTCGACTCCCAGGCAATGCCCAATCTGCATCAGGCACGCTGGCAAAAACTGGTCTGGAATATTCCCTACAACGGTCTATCGGTGTTGCTCGGTGCCAGCACCACACCGTTGATGGCCGATGCCGACAGCCGCGCATCGATCCAGGCATTGATGGCCGAGGTGGTGCAGGGCGCCAAGGCCTGTGGTCTGGAAGTGCCGCCCGGCTATGCCGAATTTCTGTTCACGATGACTGAAAAAATGCCCGACTACTGGCCGAGCATGTACCACGATTTGTTGCATAAACGACCGCTTGAGCTGGAGGCGATTTACGCCCGGCCACTGGCGGCGGCGAAAGCGGCAGGCTGTGAGCTGCCGCGTATTGAAGCGTTGTACCGCAATTTGTGTTTTATCGACCGACGCAACGTTTGA
- a CDS encoding thioredoxin family protein — protein MSTDSLCRPFDIVSPSIVVESALTDFDADQRLLAMSGVSLVIFTSVGCASCRYAREALPGLELAIDRLCWIDAGDNGGLVERYQVFHLPALFVVRDGEFFGALHTRLTADALNAALAQALGRIAEELP, from the coding sequence ATGAGCACAGACTCCCTGTGTCGGCCATTTGACATTGTTTCCCCCAGTATAGTGGTCGAATCCGCACTGACCGATTTCGACGCCGACCAACGGCTGTTGGCGATGAGCGGCGTTTCCCTGGTGATTTTCACCAGCGTCGGCTGCGCCAGTTGTCGTTATGCCCGCGAGGCGTTGCCGGGGCTCGAACTGGCCATCGATCGCCTGTGCTGGATCGATGCCGGCGACAACGGCGGGTTGGTCGAGCGTTATCAGGTCTTTCATTTGCCGGCGCTGTTTGTGGTGCGCGACGGCGAGTTCTTTGGGGCATTGCACACACGCCTGACGGCCGATGCGCTGAACGCGGCGCTGGCGCAGGCACTGGGTCGAATTGCAGAGGAGTTGCCATGA
- a CDS encoding PilZ domain-containing protein, which produces MGRFIPHPDEVPVELTLLKPECISRQQLHTISLGGIACNYHRAWRHGTALQVRMPTLNADICYPGYVAWCLRRKKGYLVGIAFTDEQTLFSARMGEQVCQIERFCRMNDAHDDLHDIQALALQWVEQHADEFSHDSVRKAFAQPVLD; this is translated from the coding sequence ATGGGACGTTTCATTCCTCATCCGGACGAGGTGCCGGTTGAATTAACCTTGCTCAAGCCTGAGTGTATTTCCAGGCAACAGCTGCACACTATCAGCCTCGGCGGCATCGCTTGCAATTACCACCGTGCCTGGCGTCATGGCACGGCGCTGCAAGTGCGCATGCCGACGCTGAATGCCGACATCTGTTATCCGGGCTACGTGGCGTGGTGTCTGCGGCGTAAAAAAGGTTATCTGGTGGGCATCGCCTTCACCGATGAGCAGACGCTGTTCAGCGCGCGAATGGGTGAGCAGGTGTGTCAGATCGAGCGCTTCTGCCGCATGAATGACGCCCACGATGACCTGCACGATATTCAGGCGCTGGCCCTGCAATGGGTCGAGCAACACGCCGACGAGTTCTCCCATGACAGCGTGCGCAAGGCTTTCGCCCAGCCGGTGCTGGACTGA
- a CDS encoding 3-deoxy-7-phosphoheptulonate synthase, which translates to MADLPINDLNVASNETLITPDQLKRDIPLSDAALRTVTKGREVIRNILDGTDHRLFVVIGPCSIHDIKAAHEYADRLKVLAEEVSDTLYLVMRVYFEKPRTTVGWKGLINDPYLDDSFKIQDGLHIGRQLLLDLAEKGLPTATEALDPISPQYLQDLISWSAIGARTTESQTHREMASGLSSAVGFKNGTDGGLTVAINALQSVSSPHRFLGINQEGGVSIVTTKGNAYGHVVLRGGNGKPNYDSVSVALCEQALNKAKIKPNVMVDCSHANSNKDPALQPLVMENVANQILEGNQSIIGLMVESHLNWGCQAIPKDLADLQYGVSITDACIDWSATETTLRSMHAKLKDVLPKRQRS; encoded by the coding sequence ATGGCTGATTTACCGATCAACGACCTAAACGTCGCCTCTAACGAGACCCTGATCACTCCTGATCAGCTCAAGCGTGATATCCCTCTGAGCGACGCCGCCCTGCGCACCGTCACCAAGGGCCGCGAAGTCATTCGCAACATTCTTGATGGCACCGACCACCGTCTGTTCGTAGTGATCGGCCCGTGCTCGATCCACGACATCAAGGCTGCCCACGAATACGCCGATCGCCTGAAGGTGCTGGCGGAGGAAGTCTCCGACACCCTGTATCTGGTCATGCGTGTGTATTTCGAGAAGCCGCGCACCACCGTCGGCTGGAAAGGCCTGATCAACGATCCGTATCTGGACGACTCGTTCAAGATCCAGGACGGCCTGCACATCGGTCGCCAGTTGCTGCTGGATCTGGCCGAAAAAGGCCTGCCGACCGCCACCGAAGCCCTCGACCCGATCTCCCCGCAGTATCTGCAGGACCTGATCAGCTGGTCGGCGATCGGCGCGCGTACCACTGAATCGCAGACGCACCGTGAAATGGCTTCCGGCCTGTCCTCGGCTGTCGGCTTCAAGAACGGCACCGATGGCGGCCTGACCGTGGCGATCAACGCCCTGCAGTCGGTGTCCAGCCCGCACCGTTTCCTCGGCATCAACCAGGAAGGTGGCGTGTCGATCGTCACCACCAAAGGCAACGCCTACGGTCACGTGGTGCTGCGCGGCGGTAACGGCAAGCCGAACTACGATTCGGTCAGCGTTGCCCTGTGCGAGCAGGCGCTGAACAAGGCCAAGATCAAGCCGAACGTAATGGTCGATTGCAGCCACGCCAACTCCAACAAGGATCCGGCCCTGCAACCGCTGGTGATGGAAAACGTCGCCAACCAGATCCTCGAAGGCAATCAGTCGATCATCGGCCTGATGGTCGAGAGCCACTTGAACTGGGGCTGCCAGGCGATTCCAAAAGACCTCGCCGACCTGCAATACGGCGTGTCGATCACCGATGCCTGCATCGACTGGTCTGCTACCGAGACGACGCTGCGCAGCATGCACGCCAAGCTCAAGGATGTGCTGCCGAAACGTCAGCGCAGCTGA
- a CDS encoding GNAT family N-acetyltransferase has product MSEALSIHHDQAGHQFETNVDGHRAYLTYMDLGKQTLDIYRTFVPNALRGRGIAAALTESALQYAEEMGYTVIPSCSYVERYMERHQRRAAKI; this is encoded by the coding sequence ATGAGCGAGGCGTTGTCCATCCACCATGACCAGGCTGGTCATCAGTTCGAGACCAATGTGGACGGTCATCGTGCCTACCTGACCTATATGGATCTGGGGAAACAGACCCTGGATATCTATCGCACGTTTGTGCCCAACGCCCTGCGTGGCCGTGGCATTGCCGCCGCGCTGACCGAAAGCGCGCTGCAATACGCCGAAGAAATGGGCTACACGGTGATCCCGTCGTGCTCCTACGTCGAGCGCTACATGGAGCGCCATCAGCGCCGCGCCGCGAAGATCTGA
- the oprI gene encoding outer membrane lipoprotei OprI: protein MNNVLKFSALALAAVLATGCSSASKETEARLTATEDAAARSQARADEAYRKADEALAAAQKAQQTADEANERALRMLDKASRK from the coding sequence ATGAACAACGTTCTGAAATTCTCTGCTCTGGCTCTGGCCGCAGTTCTGGCTACCGGTTGCAGCAGCGCATCGAAAGAAACCGAAGCACGTCTGACCGCTACTGAAGACGCAGCTGCTCGCTCCCAGGCTCGTGCAGACGAAGCTTACCGTAAAGCTGATGAAGCTCTGGCTGCTGCTCAAAAAGCACAACAGACTGCTGACGAAGCTAACGAGCGTGCACTGCGCATGCTGGACAAAGCTAGCCGCAAGTAA
- a CDS encoding L,D-transpeptidase family protein, with product MLPRFPAVTRCLSLAALCVAGPVAALEFPLPPPGEDIIGQVQVIKAKYEDTFADLGTTYDLGYSEMVAANPGVDAWLPGAGTEIVLPTRFILPPGPREGIVINLAEYRLYYYPKGRNVVYTFPLGIGREGWGSPIAHTSITAKTPNPTWTPPASIKAEHAADGDPLPNVVPAGPDNPLGPFKFTLGTPGYLIHGSNKKFGIGMRTSHGCFRMFNNNVLEMASMVPVGTSVRILNDAYKFGSSGGKVYLEAHTPIDDKGNPSVVDKHTAVINAMLKREDVTSNLRVNWDVVRDVVAAEDGLPTEIGTPNTSAPMVSNTPVDLQQ from the coding sequence ATGTTGCCGCGCTTTCCTGCCGTCACCCGCTGCCTGTCACTTGCCGCCCTGTGTGTGGCCGGTCCCGTTGCTGCATTGGAGTTTCCCCTGCCACCGCCCGGTGAGGACATCATCGGCCAGGTGCAGGTGATCAAGGCCAAGTACGAGGACACGTTCGCCGACCTCGGCACGACCTACGATCTGGGCTATTCGGAAATGGTCGCGGCCAACCCGGGCGTCGATGCCTGGTTGCCGGGCGCCGGTACCGAAATCGTCCTGCCGACCCGCTTCATTCTGCCGCCGGGTCCGCGTGAAGGCATCGTTATCAACCTTGCCGAATACCGCCTCTATTACTACCCGAAAGGCCGGAACGTGGTGTACACCTTCCCGCTGGGTATCGGCCGTGAGGGTTGGGGTTCGCCAATCGCGCACACCTCGATCACCGCCAAAACGCCAAACCCGACCTGGACGCCTCCTGCGTCGATCAAGGCTGAGCACGCCGCTGACGGTGATCCGTTGCCAAACGTGGTGCCGGCCGGCCCTGACAACCCGCTGGGGCCGTTCAAGTTCACCCTTGGCACGCCGGGCTACCTGATCCACGGTTCGAACAAGAAGTTCGGTATCGGCATGCGCACCAGCCACGGTTGCTTCCGCATGTTCAACAACAACGTGCTGGAAATGGCCAGCATGGTTCCGGTCGGGACTTCGGTGCGCATCCTCAACGATGCGTACAAGTTCGGCAGCAGTGGTGGCAAGGTCTATCTGGAAGCGCACACGCCGATCGACGACAAGGGCAACCCGTCGGTGGTCGACAAGCACACTGCGGTGATCAATGCGATGCTCAAGCGTGAAGACGTCACCAGCAACCTGCGCGTGAACTGGGATGTGGTGCGTGATGTGGTCGCGGCCGAAGATGGCCTGCCAACTGAAATCGGCACGCCGAATACTTCGGCACCGATGGTTTCGAATACGCCGGTCGACTTGCAGCAGTAA
- a CDS encoding arylesterase, with the protein MRVWFLSAGLALMCMAQNAAAGTVLIVGDSISAGFGLDTRLGWVSLLEQRLKQEGFDDKVVNASISGDTSAGGQARLPALLAEHKPELVILELGGNDGLRGMPPIQLQQNLASMIDSSRQSGAKVLLLGMQLPPNYGKRYTDAFAEVYGKLADAKKIPLVPFFLDGVGGHPDLMQADGLHPAAGAQGKLLENVWPTLKPLL; encoded by the coding sequence ATGCGTGTGTGGTTTTTGAGTGCTGGCCTGGCCTTGATGTGCATGGCCCAGAACGCAGCGGCGGGTACTGTCCTGATCGTTGGCGATAGTATCAGCGCCGGTTTCGGACTGGATACCCGCTTGGGGTGGGTGTCGTTGCTTGAGCAACGGCTCAAACAGGAGGGTTTCGACGATAAAGTGGTCAATGCCTCGATCAGCGGCGACACCAGTGCCGGAGGCCAGGCGCGCCTGCCGGCGCTGCTTGCAGAGCATAAACCTGAGTTGGTGATCCTCGAGCTGGGGGGTAACGATGGCCTGCGCGGAATGCCGCCAATTCAATTGCAACAAAATCTTGCCTCGATGATCGACAGTTCGCGCCAGAGTGGCGCCAAGGTGTTGTTGCTCGGCATGCAGTTACCACCTAATTACGGCAAGCGTTACACCGACGCTTTCGCCGAGGTCTACGGCAAACTGGCCGACGCTAAAAAGATCCCGCTGGTACCGTTTTTCCTCGACGGCGTGGGCGGGCATCCGGACTTGATGCAGGCCGATGGTCTGCACCCGGCAGCCGGGGCGCAGGGCAAGTTGCTGGAAAATGTCTGGCCGACGCTAAAACCGCTGTTATGA
- a CDS encoding ABC transporter ATP-binding protein, which translates to MGASILTAKNLSKVVPSAEGELTILHELSLELNKGDSLAIVGASGSGKSTLLGLLAGLDLPSNGEVILAGQSLSNLDEDQRARIRAEHVGFVFQSFQLLDSLNALENVMLPLELDGRKDARERATELLQRVGLGQRLTHSPRQLSGGEQQRVAIARAFAAEPDVLFADEPTGNLDSHTGERISDLLFELNKERGTTLVLVTHDERLAHRCRRLIRLEAGLLVAPLEP; encoded by the coding sequence ATGGGCGCAAGCATTCTCACCGCGAAGAACCTCAGCAAAGTGGTTCCCAGCGCGGAAGGTGAACTGACTATCCTGCACGAACTCAGCCTGGAACTGAACAAGGGCGACAGCCTGGCCATCGTCGGCGCGTCCGGTTCCGGCAAATCCACCCTCCTCGGCCTGCTCGCCGGTCTCGACTTGCCGAGCAACGGCGAAGTCATCCTCGCCGGCCAAAGCCTGAGCAATCTCGATGAAGACCAGCGCGCGCGCATCCGTGCCGAGCACGTCGGTTTTGTCTTTCAATCGTTTCAACTGCTCGACAGCCTCAACGCACTGGAAAACGTCATGCTGCCGCTGGAGCTCGATGGCCGCAAAGATGCCCGCGAGCGCGCGACGGAGTTGCTGCAACGGGTCGGTCTCGGCCAGCGTCTGACCCACTCGCCGCGCCAGCTCTCCGGTGGCGAGCAGCAACGTGTGGCGATAGCCCGCGCGTTTGCCGCCGAACCTGACGTGCTGTTCGCCGACGAGCCGACCGGCAACCTCGACAGCCACACCGGCGAGCGCATCAGCGATTTGCTCTTCGAATTGAACAAGGAACGCGGCACCACCCTGGTGCTGGTGACCCACGACGAACGCCTGGCCCATCGCTGCCGGCGCCTGATCCGTCTTGAAGCCGGGCTGTTGGTCGCCCCTCTGGAGCCTTGA
- a CDS encoding ABC transporter permease translates to MARLPLLRLFSLAIRQLMRDARAGELRVLFFALVVAVAASTAIGYFGARLNGAMTLRATEFLGADLVLEGSSPAREEQIKSGTELRLAHAQVVEFSSVIATDNGIQLSSIKAVDRAYPLRGELKSAPAPFAAEDIGGEPQPGEAWVEARLLTALDLKIGDSIDVGMKTLKLTRILTYEPDRAGNFYSLTPRVMINLDDLAATGVVQPGSRVSYRELWRGEPQALETYRQLIKPGLAANQRIQDARDGNRQIGGALGKAERYLNMASLVAVLLAGVAVALSANRFASRRFDSSALLRCLGLSRRETMLLFSIQLTVLGLFAALSGALLGWLAQLGLFALLHDLLPSDVPPGGLFPAIAGIGTGLVALAGFALPPLAALGRVPPLRVLRRDMLPIPSSTWMVYGAALGALGLIMWRLSLDLLLTFALLGGGVVAALLLGGLLLLLLQSLRRMLAKASLPWRLGLGQLLRHPLAAAGQSLAFGLILLSMALIALLRGELLDTWQNQLPKNAPNYFALNILPADKQAFSDHLINVSAQAAPLYPVVPGRLISINGDPVQQIVSKDSAGDRAIQRDLSLTWAADLPAGNKLTAGEWWKDQPSDAVPGVSVEGKVAESLKLKLGDHMVFSVGGVNREAKVTSLREINWDNFQPNFFMIFQPGTLKDLPATYLTSFYLAPGHDQQIVELSRAFPAVTILQVEALLEQLRSILAQVTLAVEYVLLFVLAAGMAVLFSGLQATLDERIRQGALLRALGAERKLLIKARRIEFGLLGAVSGLLAAIGSEVVSLVLYRYAFDLPWHPHPWLLVLPLIGAVLIGGAGVFGTRRALNASPLTVLREG, encoded by the coding sequence ATGGCACGTTTGCCGCTGTTGCGTCTGTTCAGTCTCGCCATCCGCCAGCTCATGCGCGATGCCCGCGCCGGAGAATTGCGCGTGTTGTTCTTCGCGCTGGTGGTCGCCGTGGCGGCGAGCACTGCCATCGGTTATTTCGGTGCTCGCCTCAACGGCGCCATGACCCTGCGCGCCACCGAGTTTCTTGGCGCCGACCTGGTCCTTGAAGGCAGCTCGCCGGCCCGCGAAGAACAGATCAAGAGCGGCACCGAGCTGCGTCTGGCTCACGCGCAAGTGGTGGAGTTCTCCAGCGTGATTGCCACCGACAACGGCATTCAGCTATCGAGCATCAAAGCCGTCGACCGCGCGTATCCATTGCGCGGCGAACTGAAAAGCGCGCCCGCACCTTTTGCCGCTGAAGACATAGGCGGCGAGCCGCAACCCGGTGAAGCCTGGGTCGAGGCACGCCTGCTGACGGCGCTGGATCTGAAGATCGGCGACAGCATCGACGTCGGCATGAAGACGTTGAAGCTGACCCGGATTCTGACCTACGAGCCGGATCGCGCCGGTAACTTCTACAGCCTGACGCCACGGGTCATGATCAACCTCGACGACCTCGCCGCGACCGGCGTGGTGCAACCGGGCAGCCGGGTAAGTTACCGCGAACTCTGGCGCGGCGAACCGCAGGCGCTGGAAACCTATCGACAACTGATCAAACCGGGGCTGGCGGCGAATCAACGGATTCAGGATGCCCGCGATGGCAACCGGCAGATAGGCGGTGCGCTGGGCAAGGCCGAGCGTTACCTGAACATGGCCAGTCTGGTCGCCGTGCTGCTGGCCGGTGTGGCCGTGGCGTTGTCAGCGAATCGTTTTGCCAGTCGGCGCTTCGACTCCAGTGCCTTGTTGCGCTGCCTCGGCTTGTCGCGCCGGGAAACCATGCTGCTGTTCAGCATCCAGCTGACCGTACTCGGGCTGTTCGCCGCGCTCAGCGGTGCGTTGCTCGGCTGGTTGGCGCAGCTGGGTTTGTTCGCGCTGCTGCATGATCTGCTGCCAAGCGATGTGCCTCCAGGCGGTCTGTTTCCGGCCATCGCCGGCATCGGCACCGGGCTGGTGGCATTGGCCGGATTTGCCTTGCCACCCCTCGCTGCGCTCGGTCGCGTACCACCGCTGCGTGTGCTGCGCCGCGACATGCTGCCAATTCCATCGAGTACCTGGATGGTTTACGGCGCGGCACTCGGCGCGCTTGGCCTGATCATGTGGCGCCTGAGCCTGGATCTGCTGCTGACGTTTGCCCTGCTCGGCGGTGGCGTGGTCGCTGCGTTGCTACTGGGTGGCTTGCTTTTGTTGTTGCTGCAAAGTCTGCGGCGGATGCTCGCCAAGGCATCGTTGCCGTGGCGCCTGGGTCTTGGGCAGTTGTTGCGTCATCCACTGGCGGCGGCCGGACAGTCGCTGGCATTCGGCCTGATTCTGTTGTCGATGGCATTGATCGCCCTGCTGCGCGGTGAGCTGCTCGACACCTGGCAAAACCAGTTGCCGAAAAACGCGCCCAACTATTTCGCCCTGAATATTCTGCCGGCCGACAAACAGGCCTTCAGCGATCACTTGATCAACGTGTCAGCACAAGCCGCGCCGCTCTACCCGGTTGTGCCGGGACGACTGATCAGTATCAACGGCGATCCGGTGCAGCAAATCGTCAGCAAGGATTCAGCCGGAGATCGAGCGATTCAACGGGATCTGAGCCTGACCTGGGCGGCGGATTTACCGGCGGGCAACAAGCTCACTGCAGGTGAGTGGTGGAAGGATCAGCCAAGCGACGCAGTACCCGGTGTCTCGGTGGAAGGCAAAGTCGCCGAAAGCCTCAAGCTCAAACTCGGCGATCACATGGTGTTCAGTGTCGGCGGGGTCAACCGTGAGGCGAAGGTCACCAGCCTGCGCGAGATCAACTGGGACAACTTCCAGCCGAACTTCTTCATGATCTTCCAGCCTGGCACCCTCAAGGATTTGCCGGCGACCTACCTGACCAGCTTCTATCTGGCGCCCGGTCATGACCAGCAGATCGTTGAACTGTCGCGAGCCTTTCCCGCCGTGACCATCCTGCAGGTCGAAGCCTTGCTCGAACAGCTGCGCAGCATCCTCGCCCAGGTCACCTTGGCCGTCGAATATGTGTTGTTGTTTGTCCTCGCGGCGGGGATGGCGGTGTTGTTCTCAGGCTTGCAGGCGACGCTGGATGAGCGCATTCGCCAAGGTGCGCTGTTGCGTGCCTTGGGGGCCGAACGCAAGTTGCTGATCAAGGCACGACGCATCGAGTTCGGCTTGCTGGGTGCGGTCAGCGGTCTGCTCGCGGCCATCGGTTCGGAAGTGGTGAGTCTGGTGTTGTATCGCTACGCCTTCGATCTGCCATGGCATCCGCACCCGTGGTTGCTGGTGCTGCCATTGATTGGCGCGGTGCTGATTGGCGGTGCCGGCGTGTTCGGCACACGGCGGGCACTGAATGCCAGCCCACTGACAGTGTTGCGCGAGGGTTGA
- the greB gene encoding transcription elongation factor GreB, translated as MSRYRPPRTAGTALITPEGEARMRAEFHELWHVRRPQVTQSVSEAAAQGDRSENAEYTYGKKMLREIDSRVRFLTKRLEALKVVSEKPSDPNKVYFGAWVTIEDEDGKQSRYRIVGPDELDLKLGLISIDSPLARALIGKALDAEVRVQTPTGEQLVYIVAIDYP; from the coding sequence ATGAGCCGTTATCGCCCTCCTCGCACCGCCGGCACCGCACTGATCACCCCTGAAGGTGAAGCGCGGATGCGCGCCGAATTCCATGAGCTGTGGCACGTGCGTCGCCCGCAGGTGACGCAATCGGTCAGCGAGGCGGCGGCTCAGGGCGATCGCTCGGAAAACGCCGAGTACACCTACGGTAAAAAGATGCTGCGCGAGATCGACAGTCGCGTGCGCTTCCTCACCAAACGCCTGGAAGCACTCAAGGTGGTCAGCGAAAAGCCCAGCGATCCGAACAAGGTCTACTTCGGCGCTTGGGTGACCATCGAAGACGAAGACGGCAAGCAATCGCGCTACCGCATCGTCGGCCCGGATGAACTGGATCTGAAACTGGGCCTGATCAGCATCGACTCGCCTCTGGCCCGCGCTCTGATCGGCAAGGCGCTGGACGCCGAAGTGCGGGTGCAGACGCCGACCGGTGAGCAACTCGTCTACATCGTGGCGATCGATTACCCGTAA
- a CDS encoding class I SAM-dependent methyltransferase encodes MNALRPPARPAPITAHITQRNPKILLGGKHQPTLLRYLDGWPRRSGGPAAFLIQFVEHGESLARFASDSFDLAVIQAPNTEDAPEMIKQLVRVARQGLITRR; translated from the coding sequence ATGAATGCACTACGCCCTCCAGCACGTCCCGCGCCGATCACGGCACATATCACCCAGCGCAACCCGAAAATCCTGCTTGGCGGCAAACACCAGCCGACGCTGTTGCGTTATCTCGATGGCTGGCCACGTCGCAGCGGCGGTCCTGCCGCCTTCCTGATCCAGTTCGTTGAACACGGTGAATCGCTGGCGCGTTTTGCCAGTGACAGTTTCGATCTGGCGGTGATTCAGGCACCCAACACTGAAGACGCCCCGGAAATGATCAAGCAACTGGTCCGCGTCGCGCGGCAGGGGTTGATCACCCGCCGCTGA